Proteins encoded by one window of Candidatus Marsarchaeota archaeon:
- a CDS encoding cytochrome b N-terminal domain-containing protein has translation MPGSVDARSQDYQDADGGSEGKGLRGMLDSVRSLVEFFYIKDVPSYGNNFFFTIGIYLLELFGVLAITGIVMLIFGPYWWNLTAVGTFFRSIHLWAAEAFVTLIFVHLFVQFATSSFKKKKLVWVLGSLMLFLVFLEYAFGIGVQGGFVSQWNAKAGADLWNGTGLGYWINPLNMAAVLSWHIAIVPILLALLMFAHYMLVKQKGLSKPYRKEIPYSMVPANHKTMYKRMVYVLIIVLLFAVFLRSPYIAPLTIQQVANTTPSIMAMTLISEFNYSSGTATYLDTIDPYTFSTRSAYVTGPYLQYIKVTGSKNYESMLLNESPSALNSSLASAYSYFKSNGSISKGLNSSNPAIALFSQLTSMAQAGLYQDALAGSLQNPLNETYEIRFLADSNALYSYGTKYGLRTAQWGMLKAGSAWWQIGSYWTAPYNYMEIITSGIPWWGDLENGTVALVAFAILVFFPFIPGLRDIPDKLRLYKIFWNKYTIPEMKNRNKKRP, from the coding sequence TTGCCCGGCAGCGTTGATGCTAGAAGCCAGGATTACCAAGATGCTGATGGTGGTAGCGAAGGCAAAGGCCTTAGAGGAATGCTGGACAGCGTCAGATCACTTGTAGAATTCTTCTACATAAAGGATGTGCCTTCTTACGGCAACAATTTCTTTTTCACAATAGGCATATACCTGCTTGAGCTTTTTGGAGTACTCGCAATCACAGGCATAGTAATGTTGATATTCGGGCCATATTGGTGGAACCTTACAGCTGTTGGAACTTTCTTCAGGAGCATACACCTCTGGGCAGCAGAAGCGTTCGTAACCCTCATATTTGTGCACCTGTTCGTGCAGTTCGCAACGTCATCGTTCAAAAAGAAGAAGCTCGTATGGGTGCTTGGCAGCCTAATGCTCTTCCTCGTATTCCTTGAATATGCATTCGGCATAGGGGTACAAGGCGGCTTTGTCTCTCAGTGGAATGCAAAAGCTGGAGCTGACCTGTGGAACGGCACGGGGCTTGGCTACTGGATAAACCCGCTCAACATGGCTGCAGTGCTCAGCTGGCACATAGCAATAGTTCCGATACTGCTTGCGCTACTTATGTTCGCGCACTACATGCTTGTCAAGCAAAAAGGATTGAGCAAGCCCTACCGCAAGGAAATACCATACAGCATGGTACCTGCAAACCACAAGACCATGTATAAGCGCATGGTTTATGTGCTTATAATAGTACTGCTCTTTGCAGTGTTTCTAAGGTCTCCATATATAGCACCGCTCACCATACAGCAAGTGGCCAATACCACGCCAAGCATAATGGCTATGACATTGATAAGCGAATTCAATTACAGTTCTGGGACCGCCACTTACCTTGACACCATAGACCCTTACACGTTCAGCACCAGAAGCGCTTACGTGACAGGGCCGTACTTGCAATACATAAAGGTGACAGGCTCCAAGAACTATGAAAGCATGCTGCTCAACGAATCGCCTTCTGCTCTGAATTCCAGCCTAGCTTCGGCTTATTCCTACTTCAAATCAAACGGCTCTATCTCGAAGGGGCTTAACTCTTCCAATCCTGCTATCGCACTTTTCTCGCAGCTTACGTCCATGGCCCAGGCTGGCTTGTACCAGGACGCGCTTGCCGGGAGCCTTCAGAACCCGCTTAACGAAACTTACGAAATAAGGTTCCTCGCAGATTCCAATGCGCTGTATTCATACGGAACAAAATACGGGCTCAGGACCGCACAATGGGGCATGCTCAAGGCCGGGAGCGCTTGGTGGCAGATAGGCAGCTATTGGACAGCACCTTACAACTATATGGAGATAATTACTTCTGGAATACCTTGGTGGGGCGATCTCGAAAACGGCACTGTGGCGCTGGTCGCTTTCGCGATATTGGTATTCTTCCCATTCATTCCAGGGCTCAGGGACATCCCTGATAAGCTTAGGCTCTACAAGATCTTCTGGAACAAATATACCATACCTGAGATGAAAAATAGGAATAAGAAGAGGCCGTAG
- a CDS encoding DUF981 family protein, translated as MVFIDDLALELFMLALAGVVSLYTTASAYRYYKANGVKGIKDSMRPGAVPLGLLGIIMLILGLFGEMTWPLPGSYNILFYDPFVLIGITITGISVALWFRQNMQYVGIFALFSGLLAIYYGFSAYFIKMTSSPIAMLGLYIGFGLAGVFTYPATLIYDRLPAKSKASNTYTALLVIFWIFLLLASLLAIVVGVAAVPQHLLSPP; from the coding sequence ATGGTTTTCATTGACGACTTGGCATTGGAGCTCTTTATGCTAGCGCTCGCTGGCGTAGTATCTTTGTACACCACTGCTTCCGCTTACAGGTATTACAAGGCCAACGGAGTCAAGGGAATAAAGGACTCGATGAGGCCAGGGGCAGTTCCGCTTGGGCTTCTTGGCATAATAATGCTCATACTGGGCCTATTCGGCGAGATGACATGGCCGCTACCAGGAAGCTACAACATCCTTTTCTACGATCCTTTCGTACTTATAGGAATAACGATAACCGGCATATCAGTAGCACTGTGGTTCAGGCAGAACATGCAGTATGTTGGCATATTCGCACTTTTTTCAGGGCTTCTCGCAATATACTACGGCTTCAGCGCTTACTTCATAAAGATGACATCCAGCCCTATTGCAATGCTAGGCCTTTACATAGGGTTTGGCCTGGCTGGCGTGTTTACGTATCCTGCAACGCTCATATACGACAGGCTTCCAGCCAAGAGCAAGGCCTCAAACACCTACACTGCATTGCTAGTAATATTCTGGATATTCCTTCTGCTCGCTTCGCTTCTTGCGATAGTAGTAGGAGTCGCAGCAGTCCCGCAACACCTGCTTTCGCCCCCGTGA
- a CDS encoding S41 family peptidase: METIDLETRFKIISKTFSMLEQYFAHWNYVPNASINKLHKKYVKDLLTTNNRYKFGLLMCKLLAELKNGHTFYYDRQLHNKAGGGLGFYAFYHEKEKKWVVLSSTINKVKIGDIILKINGEPTEKFFVAASKYISGSSELEIRNKLFKTSFLFPKKLKVTTDMGTFAINKRPVKFRSIKPEPVFKLIDPKTCYVKLPSFAKGEYAKSAVKFLKKHRNCESIILDLRNNEGGNTPANLISALMDRKYRRFAYKEAIQEQISYILDSTYVKRNKIKTRYKLQRPKWITPLKSAYKGKVFILVNQFTFSAGEDFSFPFKDNGRATLIGIKTAGTNGSTLIKDFGDGIYLGIGVVQAIYPNGTRFEGIGIKPDIEVYPAMSDIKQGKDCILAKAISLAKKG, encoded by the coding sequence TTGGAGACTATTGATTTAGAAACAAGATTCAAAATCATCAGTAAAACATTTTCTATGCTTGAGCAATATTTTGCGCATTGGAACTACGTTCCAAATGCGTCTATAAATAAACTCCATAAAAAGTATGTAAAAGATTTACTTACTACCAACAACAGATATAAATTCGGTTTATTGATGTGCAAGCTGCTCGCAGAATTAAAAAACGGACACACATTCTATTACGATAGGCAATTGCACAACAAAGCAGGAGGGGGCCTGGGCTTCTATGCTTTTTATCACGAGAAAGAAAAGAAATGGGTCGTATTAAGCAGCACAATCAATAAAGTAAAGATTGGGGATATAATATTGAAAATAAATGGGGAACCTACAGAAAAATTTTTCGTTGCTGCTTCGAAATATATATCCGGTTCAAGCGAACTAGAAATAAGGAACAAGTTATTCAAAACATCATTTTTGTTTCCCAAGAAATTAAAAGTAACGACAGACATGGGAACTTTTGCAATAAATAAGAGACCTGTAAAATTTCGTTCCATTAAGCCTGAGCCAGTTTTCAAATTAATAGATCCAAAAACCTGCTATGTAAAACTTCCGAGTTTTGCCAAAGGTGAATATGCCAAATCTGCAGTCAAATTCCTGAAAAAACACCGCAACTGTGAATCAATTATATTAGATTTAAGAAACAATGAAGGCGGCAACACTCCGGCAAACTTGATCAGTGCCTTGATGGATAGGAAGTATCGAAGATTTGCATACAAAGAAGCAATACAAGAGCAGATTTCATACATTTTGGATTCAACCTATGTCAAACGCAATAAAATAAAGACAAGGTATAAACTACAAAGGCCTAAGTGGATTACACCATTAAAAAGCGCTTACAAGGGCAAGGTGTTCATTCTTGTGAATCAATTCACTTTCTCTGCAGGAGAAGACTTTTCCTTTCCGTTCAAAGACAATGGTCGCGCCACGCTTATCGGCATTAAAACTGCCGGAACAAACGGCAGTACATTGATTAAGGATTTCGGAGATGGCATATATTTGGGCATAGGGGTAGTCCAGGCTATCTATCCTAACGGAACAAGGTTCGAAG